The Nitrosomonadales bacterium nucleotide sequence AACCCGCGTCCGCAAGCCCTCCACAGACAGTTCTACATACTTAGCCTGGCTGTTTGATTTGATCCCGCACACGCCAACCGGCGGGCTGGTACGGGACGAGTCACCTTGTTTCTAGCTCCGGTCAAAGTGACCCTGACCGGCACGATTCTGTGTAATTTACCTCACTCATCTCAGCCTTGCGGCCTTGAGCCACTCCACAGACAGCGTGGTGTGAGGTCTAGCTGACTTAAGCAGCTAAAGCGTAGTTTTCGTCGTTTGCGACTAGTTTTTTCCAGCTGATTTACGAGGTGGCGGGTCCTCGGTATGCCCTGCGCTGCTTTGCAACCCACGTCGAAGCCAAGTCGTCCCCGTTGTGTTGATACGGTGCGGATTGTAGCAGAGTCTCAGAGGGTGAGATGGGCGATGAGTTCCATCGGGTCGTCCACGCAGTCGTGTGCCTGCCAGTTTTCGACCGAGGCATCGGCACCGACATAACCGTAGCTGGCGATGATGCCGCGCATGCCGGATGCATTGGCGGCCTGCATATCGCGCAGGTCGTCTCCGAGATACAGGCATTGCGCGGGCGCGACGCCAGTGAGTTCGCAGGCCTTGAGCATCGGTTCGGGATGCGGTTTGGCGTGGGCACAGGTGTCGCCGCTGACCAGACAGGCGGCGCGGTCGGACATGCCCAGCGCCTGCATCAGCGGTATGGTGTAGCGGTGCGGTTTATTGGTGACGATGCCCCAGCGGATGTTGCGCCGCTCCAGTTCGGCAACCAGTTGCGCGATGCCGTCGAACAACCGGGTATGCACACAGATGTGGCTGGCGTAATGGTCGAGGAAGATTTCGCGCAAGGTGTCGTAATCCGGCGCGTCCGGGTCGATGCCGAAGCCGACCTTGAGCAGGCCGCGCGAGCCGTGCGAAGCTTGCGGACGCAGTATTTCCAGCGGCAGGGGGGACAGGCCGCGCACGGCGCGGGTATGGTTCAGCGCGGCCGCAAGGTCGGGAGCGGTGTCGGCGAAGGTGCCGTCGAGGTCGAACAGGACTGCTTTAATCACGAAGCACGCTCTTAACACCGCCCTCTCCCCTAACCCCTCTCCCGCAAGCGGGAGAGGGGAGCGCGACAGCGCGGGGGAGGGGGTTAGTCATGCCGGCAGGCGATCATGTAATTGATGTCGGTATCGCGTCCCAGCGAATAGGTCTTGCTGAACGGGTCGTAGCTCATGCCGGTGATGTTTTCCAGGTTCAGTCCGGCATTGCGGCAGGCTTGTGCCAGTTCGGACGGCTTGAGGAACTTGGCGTAATCGTGCGTGCCGCGCGGCAGCAGGTTCAGCAGGTATTCCGCGCCGATCACGGCAAACAGGTAGGACTTCGGGTTGCGGTTGAGCGTGGACAGGAACACCCATCCGCCGGGCTTGACCAGTTTGGCGCAGGCCGAGATCACGCTGCGCGGGTCGGGCACGTGTTCGAGCATCTCCATGCAGGCGACGATGTCATAGTGTCCCGGCTGTTCGGCAGCCAGGTCTTCCACGGCGATCTTGCGGTAATCGACCTGTTTGCCGCTTTCCAGCAAGTGCAGTTTGGCGACTTTCAGGGATTTTTCGGCAAGGTCGATGCCGGTGACGCTGGCGCCCATTCCCGCCATGCCTTCCGACAGGATGCCGCCGCCGCAACCGACGTCCAGCACGGTCTTCCCGGCCAGGCCCGCATGGCGGTCGATGTAGTCCAGGCGCAACGGATTGATGTCGTGCAGCGGCCGGAATTCACTGTTGGGGTCCCACCACTTGTGCGCCAGCAGGGAGAACTTTTCCAGTTCGACAGGGTCGGCATTCAGCGTCGTTGTGCCGGTGGCGGTCGCCGGTTCGACCGGCTGATCGTGTGGAGCGCCCATTTTATTTCGCGCGCGCGCCCGAAACGCGGATTTCCACGCGGCGGTCCGGTGCGAGGCAGGCTTGCAGTTTTACGCTCTTCAGCTTGTCGCACTCGCCCGGTTTGGTGACCGGCTGGCTGCTGCCCTTGCCTGTGCTGGACATTTTTTCGGTGGTGATCCCTTCGCTGACCAGGAAATTATGTACGGCATTGGCGCGGTATTCGGAAAGCCGCCGGTTCAAATCCTGCGGGCCGGTGCGGTCGGCGTGCCCGGTGATGAGTATGCTGTCGTATGCGATCGATTTCAGGTCGTTGGCCAGTTTGATGAGCCGCGCCTTGGCGGCCGGCTTGAGTTCGGCCTTGCCGGAATCGAACAGCTCGTCCGCGCCCAGGCTGACATCGAGCGATTCGGCCGGTGTGTCTGTCGATGTTGCCGGTGTGGTGACCGCCGGTTCTTTTTTGGAGGGGGCGGCATCGCATTCCGCAAGAGCGTTGTCGGGAGCCCATTCCCCGGTGCGGATGCAGCTGCCGAAGCCGCTGCGTACAAGCTGGCCTTCCGCATCGTAGAGGTAGCCTATGCTGGTGGGGTGGGCGAGCGCACCGTGTGCCATGGACAGCAGGCAGGCTAGCGAGGCGATGTGCAATGCACGGTTCATGGCATTCCTTTGTGTTTAGAGTTGGAGCTGGGGCATTCGACGATGGCCGGATGGTAAGGGTTAGCCCTTGTCGTTGTAAATACCGCAGGGGGCGGCCCGTAATCAGTTTTGTCTCGAAAGGGGGTGGCGTGGTAAACTTGCGCGCTGTTTTCTGAGCATTTTCAATCACCCCGGATACCATGGAACAATTCGCAAAAGAAACCCTGCCAGTCAGTCTTGAAGAGGAGATGCGCAAGTCCTACCTGGACTATGCGATGAGCGTCATTGTCGGACGTGCTTTGCCGGATGTGCGCGATGGCCTGAAGCCGGTGCATCGCCGCGTGCTGTATGCGATGCACGAACTGTCCAACGACTGGAATCGTGCTTATAAGAAATCGGCACGTATCGTCGGCGACGTGATCGGTAAGTACCACCCGCACGGTGATACCGCCGTGTATGACACCATCGTGCGCATGGCGCAGGATTTCTCGCTGCGTTACATGCTGGTGGACGGGCAGGGCAACTTCGGTTCGGTGGACGGCGACAACGCGGCGGCGATGCGGTACACCGAGATCCGCATGGCCAGGATCGCCCATGAGCTGCTCGCCGACCTGGACAAGGAAACGGTGGATTTCGGGCCGAACTACGACGGTTCCGAACATGAGCCGCTGGTGTTCCCGGCGCGCTTCCCCAACCTGCTGGTGAACGGTTCTTCCGGTATCGCGGTGGGCATGGCGACCAACATCCCGCCGCATAACATGGGCGAGGTGATCGGCGCCTGCCTGGCGCTGCTGAAGAATCCGGATATGGACATCGAGCAATTGATCGAGCTGGTGCCGGCGCCCGATTTCCCGACAGCGGGCTTCATCTACGGACTGTCCGGCGTGAAGGAAGGCTACCGTACCGGTCGCGGTCGCGTGGTGATGCGCGCGCGCACCCATTTCGAGGATATCGGCAAGGGTGAGCGCCAGGCGATCATCATCGACGAGTTGCCCTACCAGGTGAACAAGGCCAACCTGCTGATGAAGATCGGCGAACTGGTGCGCGAAAAGAAACTGGAAGGCATCTCCGAGATCCGCGACGAATCGGACAAATCCGGTATGCGCGCGGTGATCGAGCTGAAGCGTGGCGAGAACGCCGACGTGATCCTGAACAAGTTGTACAAGGACACGCAGATGCAGGACAGCTTCGGCATCAACATGGTCGCCATCGTCGACGGCCAGCCCAAGCTGCTCAACCTCAAACAGGTGATCGACGCGTTCCTGCGCCATCGTCGCGAAGTCGTGACGCGCCGCACCATCTTCGAACTGCGCAAGGCGCGTGAACGCGGTCACATCCTGGAAGGCTTGGCGGTTGCCCTGTCCAACGTGGACGAGATCATCGCACTGATCAAGGCGGCGCCGACCCCGGCGGATGCCAAGCGTGAGCTGATGGCGCGTGACTGGCGCTCGTCGCTGGTCGAGGACATGCTGTCGCGCGTCAGCGACGCTTCCCGTCCGGAAGGGCTGCTGCCGGAGTTCGGCCTGGTGAAGGGCAAGGGTTATTTCCTGTCTGACGCGCAGGCGCAAGCCATCCTGGAGCTGCGTTTGCAGCGCCTGACCGGACTGGAGCAGGACAAGATCGTCGGCGAATACCGCGAAGTGATGGACAGGATCGCCGACCTGCTGGACATCCTGGCGAAGCCGGAGCGCGTGACCCTGATCATCGGCGAGGAGTTGTCCGCGGTGAAAGCGCAGTTCGGCGACAAGCGCCGCAGCGAGATCATCACGCATACCCAGGAAATGAGCATGGAAGACCTGATCGCGCCGGAAGACGTGGTGGTCACCCTGTCGCACGGCGGGTACATGAAGGCGCAGAAACTGGACGAATACCGCGCGCAGAAGCGCGGCGGGCGCGGCAAGCAGGCAGCCTCGACCAAGGAAGACGATTTCGTCGACAACCTGTTCATCGCCAATACGCACGACTACATCCTGTGTTTCTCCAACCGCGGCCGCTGCTACTGGCTCAAGGTATACGAGGTGCCGCAAGGCAGCCGCATCTCGCGCGGCAAACCCATCGTCAACCTGTTGCCGCTGGAAGACGGCGAGAAGATCAACGCGATATTGCCGGTCAGCGAGTTCGTCGAGGACCGGTATGTGTTCTTCGCCACCACCAACGGTACGGTGAAGAAGACCACGCTGGCGCAGTTTGCCAATCCGCGCAAGGCCGGCATCATCGCCATCGCGCTGGACGAGGGCGACTTCCTGATCGGCGTGGCGCTGACCGATGGCACGCATGACGTGATGCTGTTCTCCGACGGCGGCAAGGCGGTGCGTTTCGACGAGAACGATGTGCGCGCGATGGGTCGCGATACGCGCGGCGTGCGCGGCATGAAACTGGCTGCCAAGCAGCAGGTCATCTCGCTGCTGGTTGCCGGCAACGAGGAGCAGTCGGTGCTGACCGCGACCGAGAACGGCTACGGCAAGCGCACCTCGATCACCGAATACACCCGCCACGGGCGCGGCACGCAGGGCATGATCGCGATCCAGACCTCGGCGCGCAACGGCAAGGTGGTCGCCGCGACGCTGGTGGACAAGGAAGACGAGATCATGCTGATCGGCACCAACGGCGTGCTGATCCGCACTCGCGTCAAGGAGATCCGCGAGATGGGGCGCGCCACGCAGGGGGTCACCCTGATGAACGTCGAGAAGGGCGAGAAACTGGCGGGTCTGAGCCGCATCGCCGAGCCCGAAGAAGAGGAAAGCTAGGATTGAGGATCGAGGATTGAGCGAGAAGCAGAGCAGCGGGTTTTGCTCGATCCTGTTCAGAATATTTTAATAATTGGGAGTAAAAACATGACGATCTACAACTTCAGTGCGGGTCCGGCAGTGTTGCCGAAGGAAGTGTTGCAGCAGGCGCAGGCGGAACTGACCGACTGGCACGGCAGCGGCATGTCGGTGATGGAGATGTCGCACCGCGGCAAGGAATACATGGGTATCCATGCGCAGGCCGAGGCTGACCTGCGCGAACTGATGGCGATCCCGGCCAATTACAAGGTGCTGTTCCTGCAGGGCGGGGCGCATCTGCAGTTCTCGATGATCCCGTTCAACCTGTTGCGCGGCAAAGCGTCGGCGGACTATGTGAACACCGGCGAGTGGTCGAAGAAGGCCATCGGCGAGGCGAAGAAATTCTGCAACGTGAACGTGGTGGCTGACAACAAGGACAAGAACTGTACCTATGTGCCGGATTTCAAGACCTGGAAGCTGGATAAGGATGCGGCCTATGTCCACTACACGCCGAACGAAACCATCGGTGGCGTCGAGTTCAACTGGGTGCCGAATACGGGCGATGTGCCGCTGGTGGCGGACATGTCTTCCAACATCCTGTCGCGTCCGGTCGAGGTGTGGAAATACGGCCTGATCTACGCCGGCGCGCAGAAGAATATCGGCCCGGCCGGACTGACGCTGGTGATCGTGCGCGAAGATCTGGTGGGTCATGCCGACCCGCGCCTGCCGACCATGATGGATTACAAGACGCATGCCGACAACGAGTCCATGTACAACACGCCGCCGACCTTCGCAATCTACATGGCAGGTCTGGTGTTCCAGTGGCTGAAGAAGAACGGCGGAATCGGCGTGATGGAACAGCACAACATCGCCAAGGCGAACCTGCTGTATGCGGCCATCGATGCCAGCAACGGTTTCTACAACTGCCCGGTGAACCAGGCCGACCGTTCGCGCATGAACGTGCCGTTCACGCTGAAAGATGCGGCACTGGACGGAGATTTCCTGAAGCAGGCGGGCGCACGCGGACTGTTGCAGCTCAAGGGCCACCGTTCCGTCGGCGGCATGCGCGCTTCGATCTACAATGCGATGCCGCTGGAGGGTGTGCAGGCGCTGGTGGACTTCATGAACGAATTTGCGAAAAAACATGGCTAAGAAATCTGCACCGAAAACATTCCGGATACTGACGCTCAACAAGATCGCCTCGGTCGGGCTGAAACGTTTTCCTGCCGAGAGATACGTGACCGGCACCGACATCACCGAGCCGGACGCGATCATGGTGCGTTCGCATAACATGCTGGAAATGGATATCCCGGCCAGCGTGTTGGCGATCGCCCGCGCCGGGGCAGGCACCAACAACGTGCCGGTGAAGAAGATGAGCGCGCGCGGTGTTCCGGTGTTCAACGCGCCCGGTGCCAATGCCAATGCGGTCAAGGAACTGGTGATCACCGGTATGCTGCTGGCT carries:
- a CDS encoding OmpA family protein, with product MNRALHIASLACLLSMAHGALAHPTSIGYLYDAEGQLVRSGFGSCIRTGEWAPDNALAECDAAPSKKEPAVTTPATSTDTPAESLDVSLGADELFDSGKAELKPAAKARLIKLANDLKSIAYDSILITGHADRTGPQDLNRRLSEYRANAVHNFLVSEGITTEKMSSTGKGSSQPVTKPGECDKLKSVKLQACLAPDRRVEIRVSGARAK
- the ubiG gene encoding bifunctional 2-polyprenyl-6-hydroxyphenol methylase/3-demethylubiquinol 3-O-methyltransferase UbiG codes for the protein MGAPHDQPVEPATATGTTTLNADPVELEKFSLLAHKWWDPNSEFRPLHDINPLRLDYIDRHAGLAGKTVLDVGCGGGILSEGMAGMGASVTGIDLAEKSLKVAKLHLLESGKQVDYRKIAVEDLAAEQPGHYDIVACMEMLEHVPDPRSVISACAKLVKPGGWVFLSTLNRNPKSYLFAVIGAEYLLNLLPRGTHDYAKFLKPSELAQACRNAGLNLENITGMSYDPFSKTYSLGRDTDINYMIACRHD
- a CDS encoding HAD-IA family hydrolase; this encodes MIKAVLFDLDGTFADTAPDLAAALNHTRAVRGLSPLPLEILRPQASHGSRGLLKVGFGIDPDAPDYDTLREIFLDHYASHICVHTRLFDGIAQLVAELERRNIRWGIVTNKPHRYTIPLMQALGMSDRAACLVSGDTCAHAKPHPEPMLKACELTGVAPAQCLYLGDDLRDMQAANASGMRGIIASYGYVGADASVENWQAHDCVDDPMELIAHLTL
- the gyrA gene encoding DNA gyrase subunit A is translated as MEQFAKETLPVSLEEEMRKSYLDYAMSVIVGRALPDVRDGLKPVHRRVLYAMHELSNDWNRAYKKSARIVGDVIGKYHPHGDTAVYDTIVRMAQDFSLRYMLVDGQGNFGSVDGDNAAAMRYTEIRMARIAHELLADLDKETVDFGPNYDGSEHEPLVFPARFPNLLVNGSSGIAVGMATNIPPHNMGEVIGACLALLKNPDMDIEQLIELVPAPDFPTAGFIYGLSGVKEGYRTGRGRVVMRARTHFEDIGKGERQAIIIDELPYQVNKANLLMKIGELVREKKLEGISEIRDESDKSGMRAVIELKRGENADVILNKLYKDTQMQDSFGINMVAIVDGQPKLLNLKQVIDAFLRHRREVVTRRTIFELRKARERGHILEGLAVALSNVDEIIALIKAAPTPADAKRELMARDWRSSLVEDMLSRVSDASRPEGLLPEFGLVKGKGYFLSDAQAQAILELRLQRLTGLEQDKIVGEYREVMDRIADLLDILAKPERVTLIIGEELSAVKAQFGDKRRSEIITHTQEMSMEDLIAPEDVVVTLSHGGYMKAQKLDEYRAQKRGGRGKQAASTKEDDFVDNLFIANTHDYILCFSNRGRCYWLKVYEVPQGSRISRGKPIVNLLPLEDGEKINAILPVSEFVEDRYVFFATTNGTVKKTTLAQFANPRKAGIIAIALDEGDFLIGVALTDGTHDVMLFSDGGKAVRFDENDVRAMGRDTRGVRGMKLAAKQQVISLLVAGNEEQSVLTATENGYGKRTSITEYTRHGRGTQGMIAIQTSARNGKVVAATLVDKEDEIMLIGTNGVLIRTRVKEIREMGRATQGVTLMNVEKGEKLAGLSRIAEPEEEES
- the serC gene encoding 3-phosphoserine/phosphohydroxythreonine transaminase, coding for MTIYNFSAGPAVLPKEVLQQAQAELTDWHGSGMSVMEMSHRGKEYMGIHAQAEADLRELMAIPANYKVLFLQGGAHLQFSMIPFNLLRGKASADYVNTGEWSKKAIGEAKKFCNVNVVADNKDKNCTYVPDFKTWKLDKDAAYVHYTPNETIGGVEFNWVPNTGDVPLVADMSSNILSRPVEVWKYGLIYAGAQKNIGPAGLTLVIVREDLVGHADPRLPTMMDYKTHADNESMYNTPPTFAIYMAGLVFQWLKKNGGIGVMEQHNIAKANLLYAAIDASNGFYNCPVNQADRSRMNVPFTLKDAALDGDFLKQAGARGLLQLKGHRSVGGMRASIYNAMPLEGVQALVDFMNEFAKKHG